A single window of Neurospora crassa OR74A linkage group VII, whole genome shotgun sequence DNA harbors:
- the tca-3 gene encoding aconitase has product MLASRQLLGVARSRAAAGLGRRCMATATENPLDRKVKQNLLEEGNFINYKKMSENLAVVRSRLNRPLTYAEKILYSHLDNPHEQDIERGVSYLRLRPDRVACQDATAQMAILQFMSAGMPSVANPTTVHCDHLIEAQVGGEKDLERAININKEVYDFLASACAKYNIGFWKPGSGIIHQIILENYAFPGGLLIGTDSHTPNAAGLGMAAIGVGGADAVDVMANLPWELKAPKVIGVKLTGALNGWTTPKDVILKLAGILTVKGGTGSIVEYYGEGASSMSATGKATCGNMGAEIGATTSVFPYDKAMFDYLVATKRSDIAEFAKTYQKELQADEGAEYDQHIEINLNELEPHINGPFTPDLATPISKFAQAAKENNWPEELKVGLIGSCTNSSYEDMTRAASIARDALDHGLKAKAAFVVTPGSEQIRATIARDGQLQTFEEFGGTVLANACGPCIGQWDRRDTPKGTPNSILSSYNRNFTGRNDGNPATHSFVTSPDLVVAMSIAGSLYFNPLTDSLKDKDGKEFKLQAPTGAGLPDRGYDPGQNTYQAPPADRATVQVQVSPTSDRLQVLSPFNAWNGKDATDMPILIKAQGKTTTDHISMAGPWLKYRGHLDNISNNMLIGAINAANGEANKVQNFTTGEWDAVPAVARDYKAKNIPWVVIGDWNYGEGSSREHAALEPRHLGGLAIITRSFARIHETNLKKQGMLPLTFADPADYDKISPEDKVDILCTELAVGKPITMRVHPKNGKDFEVKLNHTFNDAQIEWFKNGSALNTMAKNAKN; this is encoded by the exons ATGTTGGCCTCCCGTCAGCTCTTGGGCGTTGCCCGGAGCCGTGCCGCCGCTGGCCTCGGCCGCCGGTGCATGGCTACCGCCACCGAGAACCCCCTCGACCGCAAG GTTAAGCAGAACCTTCTTGAGGAGGGTAACTTCATCAACTACAAGAAGATGTCCGAGAACCTCGCCGTTGTCCGCAGCCGTCTCAACCGCCCCCTCACCTACGCTGAGAAGATCCTCTACTCTCACTTGGACAACCCCCATGAGCAGGACATTGAGCGCGGTGTCTCTtacctccgcctccgccccgACCGCGTTGCCTGCCAGGATGCCACCGCCCAGATGGCCATCCTCCAGTTCATGTCCGCTGGCATGCCCTCGGTTGCCAACCCCACCACCGTCCACTGCGACCACTTGATTGAGGCCCaggttggtggtgagaaGGATCTCGAGCgcgccatcaacatcaacaaggaGGTCTACGACTTCCTTGCCTCCGCCTGCGCCAAGTACAACATTGGTTTCTGGAAGCCCGGCTCTGGTATCATCCACCAGATCATCCTCGAGAACTATGCTTTCCCCGGTGGTCTCCTCATCGGCACTGACTCCCACACTCCCAACGCCGCCGGTCTCGGTATGGCCGCCATTGGTGTCGGTGGTGCCGATGCCGTCGATGTCATGGCCAACCTCCCCTGGGAGCTCAAGGCCCCCAAGGTCATTGGTGTCAAGCTCACCGGTGCTCTTAACGGCTGGACTACCCCCAAGGACGTCATTCTCAAGCTCGCTGGTATCCTCACTGTCAAGGGTGGCACTGGCTCTATCGTCGAGTACTATG GCGAAGGAGCTTCTTCCATGTCCGCCACTGGCAAG GCTACTTGCGGCAACAT GGGTGCTGAGATTGGTGCCACCACCTCCGTCTTCCCCTACGACAAGGCCATGTTCGACTACCTGGTCGCCACCAAGCGTTCCGACATCGCCGAGTTCGCCAAGACTTACCAGAAGGAGCTCCAGGCCGATGAGGGTGCGGAGTACGACCAGCACATCGAGATCAACCTGAACGAGCTCGAGCCTCACATCAACGGTCCCTTCACTCCCGATCTTGCCACCCCCATCTCCAAGTTCGCCCAGGCCGCCAAGGAGAACAACTGGCCCGAGGAGCTCAAGGTCGGTCTTATCGGCTCTTGCACCAACTCCTCTTACGAGGATATGACCCGCGCTGCCTCCATCGCCCGCGATGCCCTCGACCACGGcctcaaggccaaggctgcTTTCGTCGTCACCCCCGGCTCTGAGCAGATTCGCGCCACCATTGCCCGTGACGGCCAGCTCCAGACCTTTGAGGAGTTCGGCGGCACCGTCCTCGCCAACGCCTGCGGTCCTTGCATTGGTCAGTGGGATCGTCGCGACACCCCCAAGGGTACCCCCAACTCCATCCTCAGCTCCTACAACCG TAACTTCACTGGCCGTAACGATGGCAACCCCGCCACCCACTCCTTCGTTACCTCCCCCGACCTTGTTGTTGCCATGTCCATCGCCGGCTCTCTCTACTTCAACCCCTTGACCGACAGcctcaaggacaaggacggcAAGGAGTTCAAGCTCCAGGCCCCCACTGGTGCTGGTCTCCCCGACCGTGGCTACGACCCCGGCCAGAACACCTACCAGGCCCCTCCTGCCGACCGCGCCACTGTCCAGGTTCAGGTCTCCCCCACCTCTGACCGTCTCCAGGTCCTCTCCCCCTTCAACGCCTGGAACGGCAAGGACGCCACCGACATGcccatcctcatcaaggCCCAGGGCAAGACCACCACTGACCACATCTCCATGGCCGGTCCTTGGCTCAAGTACCGTGGTCACCTTGACAACATCTCCAACAACATGTTGATCGGTGCCATCAACGCCGCCAACGGTGAGGCCAACAAGGTCCAGAACTTCACCACTGGTGAGTGGGATGCCGTTCCCGCTGTTGCCCGTGACTACAAGGCCAAGAACATCCCCTGGGTTGTTATCGGTGACTGGAACTACGGTGAGGGCTCTTCCCGTGAGCACGCTGCTCTCGAGCCCCGTCACCTTGGCGGTCTCGCCATCATTACCCGCTCCTTCGCTCGTATCCACGAGACCAACCTGAAGAAGCAGGGTATGCTTCCCCTCACCTTCGCCGACCCCGCCGACTACGACAAGATCAGCCCCGAGGACAAGGTCGACATCCTCTGCACTGAGCTCGCCGTTGGCAAGCCCATCACCATGCGTGTCCATCCCAAGAACGGCAAGGACTTCGAAGTCAAGCTCAACCACACCTTCAACGACGCCCAGATTGAGTGGTTCAAGAACGGCTCTGccctcaacaccatggccAAGAACGCCAAGAACTAA
- a CDS encoding C2H2 finger domain-containing protein codes for MGIFAKRTKCKTRRRLRDVDQVQKDLINARHLELYKETKAVEDLPGLGRHYCVECAKWFDMESTLVKHTKGKPHKRRLKELKEGPYTHKEADAAVGLWTDNGRPRNTTTEIDMM; via the exons ATGGGCATCTTTGCTAAGCGCACAAAGTGCAAGACGAGGCGTCGTCTGAG AGATGTCGATCAGGTCCAGAAGGATTTGATCAATGCCAGACACTTGGAGCTTTACAAGGAGACCAAGGCCGTGGAGGATCTGCCTGGTCTGGGAAGACACTACTGCGTCGAGTGCGCCAAATGGTTCGATATGGAATCGACTCTTGTCAAGCACACCAAGGGCAAGCCTCACAAGAGGAG GTTGAAGGAGCTCAAGGAGGGTCCCTACACCCACAAGGAGGCCGATGCTGCCGTGGGCCTTTGGACAGACAATGGTCGTCCGCGGAACACGACCACTGAGATTGATATGATGTGA
- a CDS encoding RTA1 domain-containing protein — protein MSDGRYVDGSIYFYAPNKGAPVFFAVAFAVSGICHIYQCFHYQSWRLTTFYVTCAVLFTAGFIVRELGAFDYGDLVKFIVTTCLVYAAPPIAELANYNILGRILYYVPYHSPIHPGRVITTFAFISTVVEALNGNGASLSANQSLPRWKQELGRNLLKAALLIQLVVIAFFLLLAGTFHRRCRRGGIRSAKLENVLYTLYASTSLLTIRTIYRVVEYWSVADLHYDDKSLDPMSLSPIIRYEWFFYVFEASLMLVNHVLMNVRHPRRYLPKSTKTYLSARDGKTEVTGPGYKDSRPFLLTLVDPFNLGGLIRGKGDGNVKFWEEEDGGHEADKLESQKVKAKDYVNGDVEAAR, from the exons ATGTCGGACGGAAGATACG TTGACGGCAGTATCTATTTCTATGCCCCCAATAAGGGCGCTCCAGTATTCTTTGCCGTTGCCTTCGCGGTATCTGGCATCTGTCATATCTATCAGTGCTT TCACTACCAAAGCTGGAGATTAACCACCTTCTACGTAACATGCGCTGTCCTCTTCACCGCCGGCTTCATTGTTAGAGAACTTGGTGCCTTTGATTATGGTGACCTGGTCAAGTTCATCGTCACCACCTGTCTGGTATACGCAGCGCC ACCCATCGCCGAATTAGCCAATTATAACATTCTCGGAAGGATTCTGTACTACGTCCCCTACCACTCACCGATCCATCCTGGCCGCGTTATCACTACCTTCGCCTTCATCTCCACCGTTGTCGAGGCACTCAACGGCAACGGTGCATCGCTAAGCGCCAACCAGTCTCTTCCACGCTGGAAACAAGAGCTTGGTCGGAACCTCCTCAAAGCCGCGCTCCTTATCCAGCTCGTCGTTAtcgctttcttccttctcctagCCGGTACATTCCACAGGCGGTGCCGTCGAGGCGGCATTAGGAGCGCCAAGCTCGAGAACGTTCTTTACACGCTCTACGCATCAACAAGCCTCCTCACCATCCGGACCATCTACCGGGTGGTCGAGTACTGGAGCGTGGCGGACCTTCATTACGACGACAAATCTCTGGACCCGATGTCGCTCAGCCCCATCATCCGTTACGAGTGGTTCTTTTACGTGTTTGAGGCGAGTCTGATGCTTGTGAACCATGTGTTGATGAACGTCAGGCATCCGAGGAGGTACCTGCCCAAAAGCACAAAGACGTATTTGTCGGCAAGGGACGGCAAGACCGAGGTCACTGGGCCGGGATACAAGGACTCGAGACCGTTCTTGTTGACGCTAGTTGATCCGTTCAATCTGGGAGGGCTGATCAGGGGAAAAGGGGATGGTAACGTAAAGTtttgggaggaagaggatggcggGCACGAAGCTGACAAGCTGGAAAGCCAAAAGGTCAAGGCGAAGGATTATGTCAATGGGGATGTTGAAGCGGCACGATGA
- a CDS encoding formamidase, variant, which yields MIRGVLTNFQSATTRKQTDNMGKTEIRNVCKVDFDKPASEQPQLHNRWHPDIPFAGFIKDGETVKIECVDWTGGQIGNNDSADDMKNVDLTKIHYLSGPFEVEGAQPGDLLLVEIMDVQPFQDRPWGFTGIFDKANGGGFLDEIYPSAAKAIWDFEGIYATSRHIPGVKFAGLIHPGIIGCAPSAEVLATWNKREGELVAANKLADRDVAHLPQPINTHAGAASKEIAEKVAKEGARTVPGRPEHGGNCDIKNLSRGSKVYLPVHVPGAKFSVGDLHFSQGDGEISFCGAIEMAGVITINFKVIKNGVEGMGLKSPIYIPGPVEPSFGPGRYIYFEGFSVDEHGKQHYMDVTVAYRQTVLRCIEYLRRFGYSDYQIYLLLSCAPIQGHVAGIVDVPNACTTLGLPMDIFDFDISPAAALKAGETKRDLGTCAFETGVTEGKVTNGGKNSQISFGGGLTYKE from the exons ATGATACGTGG TGTACTTACCAATTTTCagtcagcaacaacaaggaaACAGACAGACAATATGGGCAAAACCGAGATCCGAAACGTCTGCAAAGTCGACTTTGACAAGCCCGCCTCCGAACAGCCTCAACTTCAT AACAGATGGCATCCAGATATCCCGTTCGCCGGCTTCATCAAGGACGGCGAAACCGTGAAGATCGAGTGCGTCGACTGGACAGGCGGACAAATCGGCAACAATGATTCGGCAGACGACATGAAGAACGTCGATCTGACCAAGATCCACTACTTGTCTGGCCCCTTTGAGGTTGAGGGCGCCCAGCCGGGCGACTTGTTACTGGTAGAGATCATGGATGTGCAGCCGTTCCAGGACCGGCCATGGGGCTTTACGGGTATCTTTGATAAGGCGAATGGG GGCGGCTTCCTAGACGAAATCTACCCCTCAGCGGCCAAGGCCATCTGGGACTTTGAGGGCATCTACGCCACCTCGCGCCACATCCCCGGCGTCAAGTTCGCCGGCTTGATCCACCCGGGCATCATCGGTTGCGCTCCCTCGGCCGAGGTGTTGGCCACGTGGAACAAGCGTGAGGGCGAGCTGGTGGCTGCCAACAAGCTCGCCGATCGCGACGTGGCTCATCTGCCGCAGCCCATCAACACGCACGCCGGCGCGGCCAGCAAGGAAATTGCTGAAAAAGTGGCCAAGGAGGGTGCAAGAACGGTCCCCGGAAGGCCGGAGCATGGAGGAAACTGCGACATCAAGAACTTGAGCAGGGGATCCAAGGTGTACCTCCCCGTCCATGTGCCCGGGGCCAAGTTCAGTGTGGGTGATTTGCACTTCTCGCAGGGTGATGGCGAGATTTCGTTCTGTGGCGCTATTGAGATGGCCGGCGTGATCACCATCAACTTCAAGGTGATCAAGAACGGGGTGGAGGGTATGGGGCTCAAGAGCCCCATTTACATCCCGGGTCCGGTCGAGCCTAGCTTTGGACCAGGCAGGTATATCTACTTTGAGGGGTTCTCGGTTGATGAGCATGGGAAGCAGC ATTACATGGACGTAACAGTCGCCTACCGCCAGACCGTCCTGCGCTGCATCGAGTACCTCCGCCGCTTTGGCTACTCCGACTACCAGATCTACCTGCTGCTCTCGTGCGCGCCCATCCAGGGCCACGTGGCCGGCATCGTGGATGTGCCCAATGCCTGCACAACGCTCGGCCTGCCAATGGATATCTTTGACTTTGACATCTCCCCCGCCGCGGCGCTCAAGGCCGGAGAGACCAAGAGAGATCTCGGTACATGTGCGTTCGAGACGGGCGTTACTGAGGGGAAGGTCACAAACGGAGGAAAGAACAGTCAAATTAgctttggtggtgggttgaCTTATAAGGAGtag
- a CDS encoding formamidase, whose protein sequence is MPDTDSSLSSVLTNFQSATTRKQTDNMGKTEIRNVCKVDFDKPASEQPQLHNRWHPDIPFAGFIKDGETVKIECVDWTGGQIGNNDSADDMKNVDLTKIHYLSGPFEVEGAQPGDLLLVEIMDVQPFQDRPWGFTGIFDKANGGGFLDEIYPSAAKAIWDFEGIYATSRHIPGVKFAGLIHPGIIGCAPSAEVLATWNKREGELVAANKLADRDVAHLPQPINTHAGAASKEIAEKVAKEGARTVPGRPEHGGNCDIKNLSRGSKVYLPVHVPGAKFSVGDLHFSQGDGEISFCGAIEMAGVITINFKVIKNGVEGMGLKSPIYIPGPVEPSFGPGRYIYFEGFSVDEHGKQHYMDVTVAYRQTVLRCIEYLRRFGYSDYQIYLLLSCAPIQGHVAGIVDVPNACTTLGLPMDIFDFDISPAAALKAGETKRDLGTCAFETGVTEGKVTNGGKNSQISFGGGLTYKE, encoded by the exons ATGCCAGATACTGACTCGTCACTCTCCAGTGTACTTACCAATTTTCagtcagcaacaacaaggaaACAGACAGACAATATGGGCAAAACCGAGATCCGAAACGTCTGCAAAGTCGACTTTGACAAGCCCGCCTCCGAACAGCCTCAACTTCAT AACAGATGGCATCCAGATATCCCGTTCGCCGGCTTCATCAAGGACGGCGAAACCGTGAAGATCGAGTGCGTCGACTGGACAGGCGGACAAATCGGCAACAATGATTCGGCAGACGACATGAAGAACGTCGATCTGACCAAGATCCACTACTTGTCTGGCCCCTTTGAGGTTGAGGGCGCCCAGCCGGGCGACTTGTTACTGGTAGAGATCATGGATGTGCAGCCGTTCCAGGACCGGCCATGGGGCTTTACGGGTATCTTTGATAAGGCGAATGGG GGCGGCTTCCTAGACGAAATCTACCCCTCAGCGGCCAAGGCCATCTGGGACTTTGAGGGCATCTACGCCACCTCGCGCCACATCCCCGGCGTCAAGTTCGCCGGCTTGATCCACCCGGGCATCATCGGTTGCGCTCCCTCGGCCGAGGTGTTGGCCACGTGGAACAAGCGTGAGGGCGAGCTGGTGGCTGCCAACAAGCTCGCCGATCGCGACGTGGCTCATCTGCCGCAGCCCATCAACACGCACGCCGGCGCGGCCAGCAAGGAAATTGCTGAAAAAGTGGCCAAGGAGGGTGCAAGAACGGTCCCCGGAAGGCCGGAGCATGGAGGAAACTGCGACATCAAGAACTTGAGCAGGGGATCCAAGGTGTACCTCCCCGTCCATGTGCCCGGGGCCAAGTTCAGTGTGGGTGATTTGCACTTCTCGCAGGGTGATGGCGAGATTTCGTTCTGTGGCGCTATTGAGATGGCCGGCGTGATCACCATCAACTTCAAGGTGATCAAGAACGGGGTGGAGGGTATGGGGCTCAAGAGCCCCATTTACATCCCGGGTCCGGTCGAGCCTAGCTTTGGACCAGGCAGGTATATCTACTTTGAGGGGTTCTCGGTTGATGAGCATGGGAAGCAGC ATTACATGGACGTAACAGTCGCCTACCGCCAGACCGTCCTGCGCTGCATCGAGTACCTCCGCCGCTTTGGCTACTCCGACTACCAGATCTACCTGCTGCTCTCGTGCGCGCCCATCCAGGGCCACGTGGCCGGCATCGTGGATGTGCCCAATGCCTGCACAACGCTCGGCCTGCCAATGGATATCTTTGACTTTGACATCTCCCCCGCCGCGGCGCTCAAGGCCGGAGAGACCAAGAGAGATCTCGGTACATGTGCGTTCGAGACGGGCGTTACTGAGGGGAAGGTCACAAACGGAGGAAAGAACAGTCAAATTAgctttggtggtgggttgaCTTATAAGGAGtag
- a CDS encoding transmembrane protein UsgS — protein MATADRLERRQSFDVVAEQVKRKFDMSHFDLNAIIRGAQLTLVGAQRALQNPGIFTSRHYKQAAIAVAAGILIRLLISIPIIGIRVLLWFLSFGIDLRNATWDDKLVGGLGFVEEHVLQAPLFFMSLMRYVTPTLDDLFMDSIRWVDTTYVNKHKHDEDPSKLRPMYYPNLRQYSVRDGTTNSTSTAENISMFIYRFARKGAISLAVFAASYLPYIGRFVLPAASFWTFNRAVGLGPASVIFGTGILLPRRYLVIFLQSYFSSRSLVRELLEPYFARIRFTSEQKRKWFRSREGLLFGFGIGFYILLRVPLLGVLIYGIAEASAAYLITKVSDPPPPPSESSGFAESQLEWRNKQKFLNLSLANMDSIHDKPPPYSIHDPNPKTEL, from the exons ATGGCTACCGCCGACAGGCTCGAGAGGCGGCAGTCCTTCGACGTTGTGGCCGAACAAGTAAAACGAAAGTTCGACATGTCCCACTTCGACCTCAATGCCATTATCAGAGGTGCCCAGCTGACGCTTGTTGGTG CCCAACGGGCGCTGCAGAATCCCGGCATCTTCACCTCACGACACTACAAACAGGCCGCCATTGCTGTAGCTGCTGGCATTCTCATCCGCTTGCTCATATCCATACCT ATCATCGGCATCCGGGTCCTACTCTGGTTCCTGTCCTTTGGCATCGATCTACGCAATGCTACCTGGGACGACAAGTTGGTGGGCGGGTTGGGCTTCGTTGAGGAACATGTTCTCCAAGCCCCCCTGTTTTTCATGAGTTTGATGCGATATGTCACTCCCACGTTGGATGATCT ATTCATGGACTCAATCCGATGGGTAGATACAACTTATGTCAACAAGCATAAGCATGACGAGGACCCTAGCAAGCTTCGACCCATGTACTACCCGAACCTGCGCCAGTACTCGGTCAGAGACGGCACCACGAACTCGACGAGCACCGCTGAGAATATCTCCATGTTTATCTACCGGTTCGCCAGGAAAGGCGCCATTTCGCTCGCCGTCTTTGCGGCCTCATATCTGCCTTATATTGGCCGTTTCGTCCTTCCGGCAGCCAGTTTTTGGACTTTCAACAGGGCAGTAGGTCTTGGCCCTGCCTCCGTCATCTTCGGCACCGGCATCCTCCTGCCCAGGAGATACCTCGTTATCTTCCTGCAGAGCTACTTTTCCTCAAGGAGTCTTGTGAGGGAGCTGTTGGAGCCGTATTTTGCCAGAATCCGGTTCACTAGTGAGCAAAAGAGAAAGTGGTTCCGGAGCCGTGAAGGTCTCCTGTTTGGGTTCGGTATTGGATTCtacatcctcctccgtgTTCCTCTCCTTGGGGTCTTGATTTATGGCATTGCTGAAGCT AGTGCCGCCTATCTGATTACCAAGGTATCCGacccgcctccgccgccatctGAGTCGAGCGGGTTCGCCGAGAGCCAGCTCGAATGGAGGAACAAGCAAAAGTTCCTCAACTTGTCATTGGCAAACATGGACAGCATCCATGACAAACCGCCTCCGTATTCGATCCATGACCCGAACCCCAAGACGGAACTCTGA
- a CDS encoding SDS23, whose product MESSSEITKSPSPGTLANANPGLPVSDTALSGASLPSPPERSSSQGGNPLSKTTSNVSSHSHRQSFAENQRHPPPSPRTQRHPSFTQQAIQDLMSHPPPNRHQNPRYVGRDWRDIAIGELLQPDEVKWAELDTSIQEATKTLFQSSPNNVVLVRQNSSSKEAVSTFDHSDLNAYLLAVVGLAKPEEEQVALYTDISVKAQSQEEIPLRTLQPIFRHEELVKLPADSTLDKAIEVFGGGIHRVLVTNKDSEVVGILSQLRLLEFFWYEAVNFPLIDRLYTIPLRDLQIGTQQIIAINADAPLADALFLMSSEGLTSVAVVDNGHNVVGNISTVDVRLLTNANSLPLLKASCMHFVSVILSERGVEHGRDSFPVFYVNPYSTLAHTVAKLVATQSHRMWVVESASPSPSAPATPLLQASSLPPLSTLSPPVASPGRAGSPAPGSAAVVVPPPGAITTSTPQSPPAQGPFTSVPASALPGAGLSGRLTGVVSLTDILNLFAKTSGLRPLDPSEQRARRRRSSSCSVRPTLDTGRDNGRGSIDFRR is encoded by the exons ATGGAGTCCTCATCAGAAATCACAAAATCGCCCTCTCCTGGCACATTGGCCAACGCCAACCCGGGCTTACCGGTCTCTGACACTGCGCTGTCCGGCGCCTCGCTCCCGTCTCCTCCAGAACGCTCCAGCTCTCAAGGCGGCAACCCCTTGTCCAAAACAACGAGCAATGTTTCGTCACATTCGCATCGCCAGAGCTTCGCTGAGAACCAACGTCATCCGCCCCCCTCGCCACGTACTCAGAGACACCCCTCCTTCACACAGCAAGCAATTCAAGACCTGATGAGCCACCCACCGCCAAACCGCCATCAAAACCCTCGCTATGTCGGCCGTGACTGGCGGGACATTGCCATTGGCGAGTTATTGCAGCCGGATGAAGTCAAATGGGCGGAACTGGACACTAGTATCCAAGAGGCCACCAAG ACCCTGTTTCAAAGTAGTCCGAACAATGTGGTCCTTGTCCGCCAGAACTCGTCTTCGAAGGAAGCCGTTTCTACCTTTGACCACAGCGATCTCAATGCCTACCTTTTGGCCGTCGTAGGCCTGGCAAAGCCCGAAGAAGAACAGGTCGCTCTATATACAGATATTTCGGTCAAAGCGCAGTCTCAGGAAGAGATCCCGTTACGTACCCTCCAACCCATCTTTCGCCACGAGGAACTGGTGAAGCTCCCAGCCGATTCCACTCTCGATAAAGCCATTGAAGTGTTTGGAGGCGGCATTCACCGCGTTCTGGTCACCAATAAGGACTCAGAAGTGGTGGGTATCTTGAGCCAGTTGCGCCTACTCGAGTTCTTCTGGTACGAGGCCGTCAATTTCCCCTTAATTGATCGTCTTTACACGATCCCGCTGCGTGATCTTCAAATCGGGACGCAGCAAATCATCGCCATCAA CGCTGACGCTCCTCTTGCCGATGCTCTCTTTCTTATGAGCTCCGAGGGGCTGACATCTGTCGCGGTTGTGGATAACGGCCACAACGTTGTGGGAAATATTTCCACCGTTGACGTGCGCCTCCTAACCAACGCCAACAGTCTGCCCCTGCTCAAGGCTTCATGCATGCACTTCGTCAGCGTCATTCTCTCCGAACGTGGTGTCGAGCATGGCCGTGACTCCTTCCCAGTTTTCTACGTCAATCCGTATTCTACCCTAGCTCACACGGTCGCCAAGCTGGTCGCAACGCAGTCTCATCGTATGTGGGTAGTCGAGTCCGCTTCGCCGTCGCCTAGCGCCCCGGCTACACCTTTACTGCAGGCTTCCAGCTTGCCTCCCCTTTCAACGTTATCACCTCCGGTTGCTTCGCCCGGCAGAGCGGGCAGTCCTGCCCCTGGATCGGCAGCTGTTGTCGTTCCTCCACCAGGTGCCATCACAACGTCGACGCCCCAGTCGCCGCCAGCACAGGGGCCATTCACCTCGGTTCCGGCTTCGGCGCTGCCGGGTGCTGGACTGTCAGGGCGCTTGACAGGCGTGGTGTCGTTGACGGACATCCTAAACTTGTTTGCAAAGACAAGTGGCCTGAGGCCGTTGGATCCTAGTGAGCAAAGGGCTAGGAGAAGACGGAGCTCGAGCTGTTCAGTCCGACCTACGCTGGATACTGGGAGAGATaatggaagaggaagcatTGATTTTCGAAGGTGA